From Andrena cerasifolii isolate SP2316 chromosome 12, iyAndCera1_principal, whole genome shotgun sequence, a single genomic window includes:
- the LOC143375318 gene encoding uncharacterized protein LOC143375318 isoform X3, whose product MTAGSRERMLLFVKGLKDELVRKSYDNRIFLVLPTKPDELAKQFDLKELSKYVDLFTVPTHYLMEDDEAYHTFHPSRLMGLFDMFNADSLIDLISGLGAPKKKILVSVPASAYRFTLKDQDDNAPRAPTEELQPVIIDQKQLCDSMSKDEWTIERDEDLTGPYAFKGKMWIAFEDKISVAIKGKYALIRELPGLGIRNIENDIGTSCGKPLTHEIHHSFTDFKRKSRAAVLNSLEDDLHQTQISYPTKVKSSEFRVVRVVNTEGKIRAVRENTQTEFTCSRQGYFVHPKSCNRFYRCVKFNQEVEDYSVFEFDCPAGLAFDERTEVCVWPGSLPQGSPCPGSSEIAPVARVRFECPSKPGYYADPQNPRWFFACIDLGEPEMMAYEFRCPYGLIFDEHRLVCEWPWLVPGYSDSEYTKTTYDNRGYGGQTTQGADGYYTGGVSHGYSGETGSQGGVYTGTTAGVGYSGIGSTVATGGYSGHSGFSGAAGVGYAGSTIGSHGTSYDQGSNGYSGTAGGGYFGSTTGAGKGTYSGSGSTGTKTGSIGGGYGSSIGPGYAGSGNTGYSGSTNGVYAGAGGTKYSGAAGAGQASTGSGYAGTGSTVHVGTGGTYNGAAGTDYAGSAHFGGGGLSGDSGNGYTGTTYSGHGTGSGYSGTTSGVHGGSAGSGYTGSGTGSTGSVGGYSGSTSGVHAGAGGTGYTGSTGGYNAGTGHTGSVTGGFAGSIGGGYAGSTSGAHAGAGGTGYTGSTGGYNAGAGHTGFATGGYAGSTTGAHAGASGTGYTGSTGGYNAGSTSGTGHTGSVTGGYAGSIGGGYSGPTSGFHGGSAQTGYVGPVTGGYAGSTSGVHVGSGGTDYAVATGGYVGSTGSHAGSPGTGYTVSTGGYAGSTGGSHVGGAGTEYSGPSISPGYPNGEYSGSGTKGGSSGVQYSGPSHGSTIPGVDYSGTSVSGASDHGHSFQTGTQYAGAGAGAQGGHTITYGTQPSQTPIYASAGTTGSGTGSIGVIGVEGQTSGPVFPQKPDGPSVNCVFNCLGTGQQEDKTYITDGYVTNHGLPSGTVFPGQSGVTTTYFGNSGTKGYGQGVVTSGGTIYQGGSGYTGGLKGVGDTGHLNVTLIGSGGPSIGSTTYHGVGTPTVTYGIAGTADTGAIVTGHGIHGSVLTGDSTPGTIIAYGNTPGTVLSGSSDQGAIVTGGTHPGYTKTGTGTPGYVISGGVKTVYPGSASPGTAVYGTPSPGVLLTGPSQPGTIIKGESTPGIVLTGQTAPGVSLSGPIDQGTVVGSTGHPIIADSGYSTQRGSAGSTYNTGIGRIPVTYDTGYKTNEYHDNGGRGTIKFNNGDITTKYTENDIPDYRPAGGTIPPDTLIPGYNFGVSGLSTPSGFTKTGPTKTGITTAALGGSGSYVISTGNTRPTLSPDNIGDKAFDGSVAGYTKSTTESNLKVYDGVTSTHPQDVSHVDTSKITLGPSKSTGYSYPKPSIAFETGVTGSSSTEGNVLTATTPTPFLNVEIYNTPKLVGSTMSPAVVNIYNGPTGGQYQGKVPTGFTHAPAPTVAPVYTPSPLDNYKTTAFEAAKIPVAISTVQPVIDTGFKTIGSPTSVPVTISQDEFSGHLQTGSVSSQNQYDFGRRTSQRVEYGEQDYISSTTPSSIFGVSSTYSPTQPRPFGPGIVGPSVTEQPQINYVSTTSSGSGYFDSSSRDSFGQSVTQSGISESLEPHTQYQPSDSVSPAVGVTYRKPFPLPGITYDQSTPLTPATSTDGSPTNVAISKDEVDKLLTNYNRGTTKYVPSEYDIYKPGSVDNGFSRTQSSSSSFGQSYGSSTPAPLGYTPSQYPSVYSKPSSVITYQTTAKSTAVGKAKVIVKWSDLHPLLLGKLGAECTCKGDPFANLRGPGSKLINSSKGKVDLSNYDESEIYVDLEKTGSYEDDDYVTNYESPSPGPVKIWNSETPAPSPQNYGAYQISEKPSSAYLPSHTPSANAALRGSASASLQGSLGGAPNAGYSANYRSGKSLSTLVPSTNSVASKGASFDRYGPGGLRDSEEVLEGATNCARPGLFRHPNFCNKFYACHWDEWKKKFTLHVFNCPVHLTFDDDANACNWPSMGPACQDDNLLV is encoded by the exons ATGACTGCTGGCTCGAGGGAACGTATGCTGCTCTTCGTGAAGGGCTTGAAGGACGAGCTTGTTAGGAAGTCGTATGACAATAGAATATTTCTGGTTCTACCTACCAAACCAGACGAACTGGCCAAACAGTTCGATTTAAAGGAACTCTCCAA GTACGTGGATCTGTTCACGGTCCCGACGCATTACCTGATGGAAGATGACGAGGCCTATCACACGTTTCATCCGTCACGATTGATGGGCCTCTTCGACATGTTCAACGCGGACAGCTTGATCGACTTAATAAGTGGATTGGGCGCGCCCAAAAAGAAGATCCTGGTGTCAGTGCCAGCCAGTGCCTACAGGTTCACTCTGAAGGATCAGGATGACAATGCTCCAAGGGCGCCGACCGAAGAGCTGCAGCCGGTTATCATTGATCAGAAGCAG CTGTGCGATTCGATGAGCAAAGATGAGTGGACGATCGAAAGGGATGAAGATCTTACTGGACCTTACGCTTTCAAGGGCAAAATGTGGATCGCCTTTGAGGACAAAATTTCAGTTGCTATAAAA GGAAAATATGCTCTGATCCGTGAGCTGCCAGGACTCGggataagaaatatagaaaatgatATTGGGACGAGCTGTGGAAAGCCTCTTACTCACGAAATTCATCATTCGTTCACGGATTTTAAGAGGAAATCGAGGGCTGCTGTTCTGAACTCCCTGGAGGATGATTTgcat CAAACTCAGATCAGTTATCCAACCAAAGTTAAATCATCTGAATTTCGAGTTGTTCGCGTGGTGAATACCGAAGGAAAGATTCGTGCAGTTCGTGAGAACACTCAAACTGAGTTCACCTGCTCAAGACAAGGCTACTTTGTTCATCCAAAGAGCTGCAACAG ATTTTATCGTTGCGTGAAATTTAATCAAGAAGTCGAAGACTATTCCGTCTTCGAGTTCGACTGCCCGGCTGGTTTGGCTTTCGACGAGCGCACGGAAGTTTGTGTCTGGCCAGGGTCGTTACCCCAAGGGTCCCCATGTCCAGGAAGCAGCGAGATCGCGCCTGTAGCTCGAGTAAGATTCGAATGCCCCTCGAAGCCTGGATACTATGCTGATCCTCAAAATCCTCGGTGGTTCTTCGCCTGCATAGACCTAG GTGAGCCGGAAATGATGGCATACGAGTTCCGTTGTCCATATGGACTGATCTTCGATGAACACAGGCTGGTTTGCGAGTGGCCCTGGTTGGTACCAGGCTATTCTGACAGCGAATACACGAAAACAACGTACGATAATCGAGGGTATGGTGGCCAAACCACACAGGGTGCTGATGGATACTACACTGGAGGAGTGTCCCATGGATATTCGGGAGAAACCGGCTCCCAAGGTGGAGTTTACACGGGCACAACAGCTGGCGTTGGTTATTCAGGGATTGGGTCTACTGTGGCGACTGGAGGATACTCAGGACACTCAGGATTTTCTGGAGCAGCTGGCGTTGGATACGCAGGCTCTACGATTGGAAGTCATGGAACTTCGTACGATCAGGGATCGAACGGGTATTCTGGGACAGCTGGAGGTGGATACTTTGGATCAACGACAGGGGCTGGTAAGGGAACGTATAGTGGGTCAGGATCGACTGGAACGAAAACAGGATCAATTGGTGGAGGCTATGGAAGTTCGATTGGACCAGGATATGCAGGATCTGGGAACACTGGCTATTCCGGATCAACGAATGGAGTGTACGCGGGAGCTGGTGGCACGAAATACTCAGGAGCAGCGGGAGCAGGACAAGCATCTACTGGTTCAGGATATGCAGGAACAGGAAGCACAGTTCACGTGGGAACTGGTGGAACTTATAATGGCGCAGCTGGTACAGATTACGCAGGATCCGCACACTTCGGTGGAGGAGGATTGTCGGGTGATTCTGGCAATGGATATACAGGAACGACTTACAGTGGTCATGGCACTGGATCAGGATACTCGGGTACAACGAGTGGTGTTCATGGAGGATCTGCTGGGTCAGGTTACACGGGATCAGGTACTGGATCGACAGGATCAGTTGGGGGGTATTCAGGATCAACGAGTGGTGTTCATGCAGGAGCCGGTGGAACAGGTTACACAGGATCTACTGGAGGATATAATGCAGGCACGGGTCACACTGGATCTGTTACTGGAGGATTTGCAGGATCGATTGGTGGAGGATACGCAGGGTCAACAAGTGGTGCTCATGCAGGAGCTGGTGGAACAGGTTACACAGGATCCACTGGAGGATATAATGCTGGCGCGGGTCACACTGGATTTGCTACTGGAGGATACGCAGGGTCAACAACTGGTGCTCACGCAGGAGCTAGTGGAACAGGCTACACAGGATCCACTGGAGGATATAATGCAGGGTCAACCAGTGGCACGGGTCACACTGGATCTGTTACTGGAGGATACGCAGGATCGATTGGTGGAGGATATTCAGGACCAACCAGTGGTTTTCATGGAGGATCTGCTCAAACAGGCTACGTTGGACCTGTTACTGGAGGATACGCAGGATCTACGAGTGGTGTTCACGTAGGATCAGGCGGAACAGATTACGCAGTAGCCACTGGTGGATACGTAGGATCAACAGGTAGCCACGCGGGATCTCCTGGAACAGGCTACACAGTATCCACTGGAGGATACGCGGGATCAACCGGTGGAAGTCACGTTGGTGGAGCTGGAACAGAATATTCTGGACCATCAATCAGTCCAGGGTATCCGAATGGAGAATACAGTGGATCAGGAACGAAAGGAGGCTCCTCAGGTGTGCAATACTCAGGTCCTTCTCATGGATCAACAATACCAGGAGTCGATTATTCAGGAACCAGTGTATCAGGAGCATCTGACCACGGACATTCCTTCCAAACAGGAACACAATACGCAGGCGCTGGCGCAGGTGCTCAAGGCGGCCACACCATCACATATGGCACACAACCATCGCAGACACCGATTTATGCATCCGCTGGCACGACAGGATCAGGAACAGGATCTATTGGTGTAATTGGAGTGGAAGGACAAACAT CTGGGCCGGTTTTCCCCCAAAAACCTGATGGACCAAGCGTCAACTGCGTTTTCAATTGCCTGGGAACTGGTCAACAAGAAGACAAGACTTACATAACTGACGGTTACGTTACTAACCATGGTTTGCCCAGTGGTACAGTGTTCCCTGGACAGTCAGGAGTGACAACAACGTACTTTGGTAATTCTGGAACGAAAGGGTACGGGCAAGGCGTTGTCACCTCTGGAGGAACCATTTACCAAGGTGGCAGTGGATACACAGGTGGTCTGAAGGGAGTGGGAGACACAGGCCACTTAAACGTCACTTTGATCGGAAGTGGCGGACCTTCCATCGGGAGTACAACGTACCACGGTGTTGGTACACCAACCGTTACCTATGGAATCGCAGGAACCGCTGACACTGGTGCAATTGTAACAGGACACGGTATCCATGGATCAGTCCTCACTGGAGACTCTACACCTGGAACCATAATCGCTTATGGAAACACTCCTGGCACAGTTCTCTCAGGATCCTCAGACCAAGGTGCCATAGTAACTGGAGGAACCCATCCAGGATACACCAAAACTGGCACAGGTACACCTGGTTATGTAATCAGTGGAGGAGTCAAGACTGTGTACCCTGGCTCAGCCAGTCCTGGCACCGCAGTGTATGGAACACCTTCGCCTGGAGTGTTACTAACTGGACCATCTCAACCTGGCACCATTATAAAAGGAGAATCGACTCCTGGGATTGTTCTCACAGGACAAACAGCACCCGGAGTCTCGCTTAGTGGACCAATTGACCAAGGAACAGTGGTTGGATCTACCGGGCACCCCATCATCGCCGATTCAGGCTACAGCACGCAACGAGGAAGTGCAGGCTCTACGTACAACACGGGAATTGGACGCATTCCTGTAACTTACGACACTGGTTACAAGACGAACGAGTACCACGATAATGGGGGACGGGGTACCATCAAGTTCAACAACGGCGATATAACCACGAAGTACACTGAGAACGATATTCCAGACTACAGACCAGCTGGAGGTACGATTCCTCCTGACACTCTGATTCCTGGATACAACTTTGGTGTCTCTGGACTCTCTACTCCCTCTGGATTCACGAAAACTGGCCCCACGAAGACTGGTATCACGACTGCCGCTTTGGGTGGCAGTGGCAGCTACGTGATCAGTACAGGGAACACGCGTCCCACGCTGAGTCCTGATAACATAGGGGACAAGGCGTTCGATGGTAGCGTAGCAGGTTACACGAAATCAACGACTGAAAGCAATCTCAAGGTTTACGACGGAGTCACTTCCACGCACCCCCAGGACGTCAGCCATGTAGACACTTCCAAAATTACCTTGGGACCATCGAAATCTACTGGCTACTCTTATCCCAAGCCGAGCATCGCGTTTGAGACTGGTGTGACAGGGTCCTCTTCAACAGAGGGCAATGTTCTTACAGCAACGACACCCACGCCGTTCCTGAACGTTGAAATATACAATACGCCGAAACTTGTTGGTTCTACAATGTCACCTGCAGTCGTGAACATTTATAATGGACCTACAGGAGGACAGTACCAAGGCAAAGTTCCTACTGGCTTCACACACGCACCTGCTCCGACTGTCGCGCCTGTTTATACGCCTAGCCCTCTCGACAATTATAAAACgactgcctttgaagctgccaAAATCCCAGTTGCGATATCCACTGTTCAACCAGTAATTGATACTGGGTTCAAGACTATAGGGTCTCCAACATCAGTACCTGTAACCATAAGCCAAGATGAATTCAGTGGACACCTTCAAACTGGATCTGTGTCCTCGCAAAACCAATACGATTTTGGAAGAAGAACTTCACAGCGTGTTGAATATGGAGAACAAGATTACATTTCCAGCACAACACCGTCCTCGATATTTGGAGTGTCGTCCACGTACTCACCTACTCAACCGAGACCTTTTGGTCCCGGCATTGTCGGCCCATCAGTAACTGAGCAACCACAA ATTAATTACGTATCCACCACGTCATCTGGTTCTGGATATTTCGATTCCTCTTCGAGGGACTCGTTTGGACAGAGCGTGACGCAATCTGGTATTTCAGAGTCATTGGAGCCACAT ACTCAATATCAGCCAAGCGACTCCGTCTCACCAGCCGTAGGGGTAACATACAGAAAGCCATTCCCACTGCCAGGCATCACATACGATCAATCAACGCCACTCACACCTGCGACATCAACAGACGGTTCCCCGACGAACGTGGCTATTTCCAAAGACGAAGTCGACAAGCTCCTTACAAATTACAACAGAGGCACGACGAAGTACGTTCCAAGCGAATACGACATCTACAAACCTGGATCAGTTGACAACGGTTTCTCCAGAACGCAGTCTTCTTCCTCGTCGTTCGGACAAAGTTATGGTTCGTCAACCCCAGCACCGTTGGGATATACACCGTCACAGTATCCCAGTGTATACTCGAAACCGTCTTCCGTAATCACGTACCAAACCACTGCCAAGTCTACAGCCGTAGGCAAGGCCAAGGTCATCGTAAAATGGAGCGACCTACATCCACTTCTTCTCGGCAAGCTTGGAGCAGAGTGCACCTGCAAGGGAGATCCGTTCGCCAATCTCCGTGGACCTGGCTCTAAATTAATCAACTCATCTAAAGGCAAAGTGGACCTGTCCAACTACGACGAGTCTGAGATCTACGTAGACCTGGAGAAGACCGGCTCCtatgaggacgacgactacgtgACCAACTACGAGTCACCTTCACCGGGTCCAGTGAAAATCTGGAACAGCGAGACACCTGCTCCAAGCCCGCAGAACTATGGAGCCTATCAGATTTCCGAGAAACCTTCGTCGGCGTACTTACCAAGCCACACTCCCTCTGCGAACGCAGCCCTTCGTGGTAGCGCTTCAGCATCTCTGCAGGGTAGCCTTGGTGGTGCTCCAAACGCCGGATACTCTGCTAATTACAGATCTGGAAAGAGCTTGAGTACTCTCGTGCCTTCCACGAATTCTGTCGCCAGCAAAGGCGCCTCCTTCGATCGCTATGGACCCGGAGGACTACGCGATTCGGAGGAGGTTCTTGAAGGCGCCACCAACTGCGCCAGGCCGGGGTTGTTCCGACACCCCAACTTCTGCAACAAATTCTATGCCTGCCACTGGGACGAGTGGAAGAAGAAGTTCACACTACACGTATTTAACTGCCCCGTCCATCTGACCTTCGACGACGACGCAAACGCCTGCAACTGGCCCAGCATGGGGCCAGCCTGCCAGGATGATAATTTGTTAGTTTAG